The Actinomycetota bacterium genome has a segment encoding these proteins:
- a CDS encoding phospho-N-acetylmuramoyl-pentapeptide-transferase — protein MNWIFLSVTISGIFSVLITIALIRIQKKRNVGKSIRSDGPQSHSVKAGTPTMGGIAFIVSSTLSFVVVTLLKYYRHLEFSIEGIFLLSIFILSGLIGFIDDFIGFRKKRNLGLRGWVKIGLLLLVCIYFILFLKFVLDFPTTISIPFTNKVFDIGNWYYLIVALIIISTTNAVNLTDGLDGLAAGTSSIVLAAFIFIAFLEWTVFNIESAIDIAVICGGTIAACIGFLWWNTSPAEIFMGDTGSFALGGLIGAVAILLKQEILLIIIGGIFIIEALSVIIQVLFFKIFKRRVFKMAPIHHHFELLGWPEIKVITRFWLVCFLFAAAGFSVYYIKFIN, from the coding sequence ATGAACTGGATATTTTTATCGGTAACTATAAGCGGTATTTTTTCTGTGTTAATTACAATTGCTCTTATACGGATACAGAAGAAAAGAAATGTCGGGAAGAGCATAAGATCAGATGGTCCGCAGTCTCATTCCGTAAAAGCGGGGACGCCCACCATGGGAGGAATTGCTTTTATTGTTTCCAGCACTCTTTCATTTGTGGTGGTAACGCTGTTAAAATATTACCGCCATCTTGAATTCAGCATAGAGGGAATTTTTCTTTTAAGTATTTTTATCTTATCCGGGTTAATCGGTTTTATTGACGATTTCATAGGTTTCAGAAAAAAAAGAAATCTTGGTCTCAGGGGATGGGTAAAAATTGGGCTGCTTCTTTTAGTTTGTATTTATTTTATATTATTTCTAAAGTTTGTCCTTGATTTTCCCACTACTATATCGATACCTTTCACAAATAAGGTCTTTGATATCGGTAACTGGTATTATCTTATTGTGGCACTTATTATTATAAGCACTACAAATGCGGTTAATCTTACTGATGGACTTGATGGACTTGCTGCAGGAACATCCAGTATTGTGCTTGCGGCTTTTATCTTCATAGCTTTCCTGGAATGGACTGTTTTTAATATCGAATCTGCAATTGATATTGCAGTTATCTGCGGTGGAACAATTGCTGCCTGTATAGGTTTTTTATGGTGGAATACTTCACCCGCGGAAATATTTATGGGTGATACCGGCTCTTTTGCGCTTGGGGGGCTTATCGGTGCAGTAGCCATCCTTCTGAAGCAGGAAATTCTTCTGATAATTATCGGCGGCATATTTATCATAGAGGCTCTTTCGGTCATAATTCAGGTTTTGTTTTTCAAGATATTTAAAAGAAGAGTTTTTAAAATGGCTCCGATACATCATCACTTTGAGCTGCTTGGCTGGCCTGAAATAAAAGTGATAACCCGGTTCTGGCTGGTCTGCTTCCTGTTTGCTGCTGCCGGATTCTCCGTATATTATATTAAATTTATTAACTGA